One genomic segment of Lampris incognitus isolate fLamInc1 chromosome 2, fLamInc1.hap2, whole genome shotgun sequence includes these proteins:
- the LOC130108449 gene encoding E3 ubiquitin-protein ligase TRIM39-like: MASRPSLPEEDLSCPLCHDIFKDPVVLSCSHSFCKDCLQKWWRDKPLRECPLCKRRSSKSEPPCSLALKNLCEAFLKDSSHRAAAESETLCSLHAEKLKLFCLDHQQPMCVVCLHSKIHTDHRIGPIGEAAVDHREELQKSLKPLQEKLKDLDEAKRNFDQTTKHIKVQAQNTERQIKEEFKKLHQFLQEEEEARITAVREEEEQKCQMMKEKIEALNKEIAGLSDTAEAIEKELGSEDISFLQNYKTTVKRAQSTLPDVPQLVSGALIDVAKHLGNLSFTVWNKMKEIVSYTPVILDPNTADPILILSEDLTSVRRGERQQLPENPERFNRYSVLGSEGFNSGTHCWDVEVGESSGWALGVMEEAVQRKTDERRRAWRIWFFLGKYSAVSPSRKDTVLSVRLKPQWIRVKLDWNRGTLSFSDPDTNTRIHTFTHTFTERLFPVIDPWDADFIKVLPGKVFVKLEQ; the protein is encoded by the coding sequence ATGGCTTCCCGCCCATCACTTCCAGAAGAGGATCTCTCCTGTCCTCTGTGTCATGACATCTTTAAAGATCCTGTAGTGCTGTCATGTAGCCACAGCTTCTGTAAAGACTGTCTACAGAAATGGTGGCGAGACAAACCATTACGGGAGTGTCCACTTTGTAAGAGAAGATCTTCGAAGAGTGAACCACCTTGTAGTTTGGCGTTAAAGAACCTGTGTGAGGCCTTCTTAAAGGACAGCAGTCACAGAGCTGCAGCAGAGTCCGAGACTCTCTGCAGTCTGCATGCTGAGAAACTCAAACTCTTCTGTCTGGACCATCAGCAGCCAATGTGTGTCGTCTGTCTACACTCAAAAATACACACCGACCACAGAATCGGACCCATCGGTGAAGCTGCAGTGGATCACAGGGAGGAACTCCAGAAATCACTGAAGCCCTTACAGGAGAAGTTAAAGGATTTAGATGAAGCTAAAAGAAACTTTGACCAAACAACAAAACACATTAAGGTCCAGGCCCAGAACACAGAGAGGCAGATCAAAGAGGAGTTTAAGAAACTTCACCAGTTTCTacaagaggaagaagaagcaAGGATTACTGCagtgagggaggaagaggagcagaagTGTCAGATGATGAAGGAGAAGATTGAGGCGCTTAACAAAGAGATAGCAGGCCTCTCAGACACAGCTGAAGCCATAGAGAAGGAACTGGGATCTGAAGACATCTCATTCCTGCAGAACTACAAGACTACAGTGAAAAGAGCCCAGAGCACACTGCCAGATGTTCCACAGCTGGTCTCAGGAGCACTGATAGACGTGGCCAAACACCTGGGCAACCTGAGCTTCACAGTCTGGAACAAGATGAAGGAGATAGTCTCCTACACTCCTGTGATTCTGGACCCAAACACTGCTGATCCAATTCTAATCCTGTCTGAGGATCTGACCAGTGTGAGACGTGGAGAGAGACAGCAGCTTCCAGAAAACCCAGAGAGGTTTAACAGGTACTCTGTCCTGGGCTCTGAGGGTTTTAATTCAGGAACTCACTGCTGGGATGTTGAGGTTGGAGAAAGTTCAGGCTGGGCACTGGGTGTGATGGAAGAGGCTGTCCAGAGGAAGACAGACGAAAGACGTAGAGCCTGGAGGATATGGTTCTTTTTAGGTAAATACTCAGCAGTATCTCCATCAAGAAAAGACACTGTTCTCTCAGTGAGACTGAAGCCTCAGTGGATCAGAGTGAAGCTGGACTGGAACAGAGGAACTCTGTCATTCTCTGATCCTGATAccaacacacgcatacacaccttcacacacactttTACTGAAAGGCTGTTTCCAGTTATAGATCCTTGGGATGCAGACTTTATTAAGGTGTTACCAGGGAAGGTCTTCGTAAAACTGGAACAATAG